The following DNA comes from Papaver somniferum cultivar HN1 chromosome 4, ASM357369v1, whole genome shotgun sequence.
TTTCTAGGGCTTTCACAACCTTAAAAGAGAGAAGACATATTTGTTTGTTCTTTTGCATTCTTGTATAAATATCTCTCATTGCTGTAATTTGCTGAGACTGATGCCGCAGCACCCTTGTCTGACTCTTTTTCGAGCTGCGTAGGGTAATAATTATATCAATATGTAAGCTTAATACACTATTAGCGTAAAGGATTTAAAATTGTTTGGGTATGTCTGAATAATTACcaataaaatattgaattttcATCTAGACTGAAAAGGTTACCCTTTTAGGGTGGATCGTCTTTTATTGAAAAAATTGAACTTTGCCGGTGGGTATAGATAACCAGATCCACATCCACAGCCACATGGATGACCAAGACCAACTGTTTGCTTTTTAGCAAGTGAGCATAGAAGACGCTAGCATAACTGGGATTTGGCCTCATTTTCCAACACATGAAAGTAGTTTACAGTACACAACAGAACGCTTGACTTGCACATTTGAAACATGAATTGGAACAACCCAACACAAATTTCTTACCCATCACAACCATGAGCATCACAAAAGGCAACTTGCCAGCCCTTCCCAAAACCGATAACTTGTTGAGATCATTTTGACACTGATATGCAGTTGAATAGTAATGATGATTGTTAATTTGCTATATTTACGAAGTGACTGGCTCTCTTGTTATAAGGAAATACACCAGAAACAGGGCATGTCACTTGGCACTGGCCAGCTCAGTTCGCAGAAGCTTCGCAGCAGCCACCATGTTGGTCAAGGCTGGTTTAACTTCACTATATTTTCTGGTTTTCAAACCACAATCTGGATTCACCCAAACAACATTCCTCTCAAGAACAGCCAACACTTGGTTGATTCGATCAGCAATCTCTTCAGTTGTTGGAATCCGAGGGGAGTGAATGTCATACACACCAGGCCCAATTCCTGCACCGTACTTAACTCCCTCCCTGAAGACAGAAAGGAGCTTCTCATTAGATCTTGAATTCTCGATAGTGATTACATCTGCGTCCATGTCAATAATGGAGTGGATTATATCGTTGAAGTTTGAATAGCACATGTGAGTATGGATCTGCAAACAGAAACAAAACTATTTAGACTTGATTGTATCCAGTAACATCACTACTTTTTTCTTAGGGATACAGGATGAGAAAGTAAATGACAGAAGGGAAATGGTACAACTAGTGCTAAATGGCGCCGTGAAGGGTAACCTGAGTAGTGTCCTTGACGCCACAGTTTGCGATCCTGAAGGAGTGAACAGCCCAATCCAGGTAAAGAGCTTGCTCGGACTTCCGTAAAGGCAGACCTTCTCGTAGTGCAGCTTCATCAATTTGTATCACCTGGATGTAAGACGTCATATAATGAGCATTCTTTAAGGAAAAACATTTTGTATTGATGAAAATAGAGTACTCGGATTTAAGAAGATCTAAAAAAAGATACACTTCGACCGATACCAagttctttttaatttcttcattTCCAGATACTTGGGCTGTTATCAGGATTGCCTACCAGGAACTAGTTTCTGACAACGAACAAACATATCACAAATGGAAATTCCAACTTCCCAACCGCAATTAAGTGCATGGGAACCAACCAAATCTACATCTGAAGGCGGCAAAACAATGTAACTTATACAACGCGCTGGTAAACTAAATGGCATGGCACTAACCTGAATCCCACATGCTTCTAGATCTTCAACTTCATTTTTGATAGCCAGGGCAATCTGGTAGCAAGTTTCAAACCTAATGACAAGATAAAAATTAAGCACACACCAGATACTACCTGAAAAgaccaaaaaataaaattttgaatgtTGACTAACCTGGGTTGGTCATTCCTTATAAATGACCAATTGAGAATTGTGACTGGCCCAGTTAGCATTCCCTTCATTGGACGAGTAGTTATGCTTTGTGCAGCTTTTGACCAAAAAACTGTCATAGGGTTAGGACGACTCACATCTCCGTAAATGATTGGTGGTTTTACACAGCGTGATCCATAAGACTGTACCCATCCATTAACAGTGAAGGCAAAGCCTTTCAATTGCTCGCCAAAATATTCCACCATGTCGTTCCTCTGCAGATTCCAGAAAACGAAAGAGCCCACTCAGTTTTTTGTCCAAATCTACTATTATACTCGTACACATTTTTGGTTACTGAAAAGCTTTTAAGAGTACTTTACCTCAGGTTCTCCATGCACAAGAACATCAATATCCAGTTCTTCCTGTATCTTGACTACCTTTTTTATCTCTTCCTTGATGGCTTCAACATACTCTTCTTCAGTGATCCTGGGAGCAATAAGAATAGGAACAGAGGTTGCAGTGCTTTTAATCTATCAGTACATGCAATGTAGTAATTGATGGAACAAGTAAAGCATGTACCATCCTCGTAAAACTTATTATAATCATAAAAAAGACTACCAGATTTTGacatttgatggtttatcaacTAACTTGTGGACTCACTTGTTCATCTTGTATTCCCGCCTAAGCCTACGGACATCCATGGTTTGAGGGAAAGACCCAATGGTTGTAGTTGGAAGCATCGGTAGATTAAGCTTTCTTTGTTGGGCTTCGAGTCTGGCAGTAACCGGTGTAGCACGCCGATGGTCAGAACCCCTCAAAGCAGAAGCCTGTTACATGTGAGATTCAATTAAACCAATATCAGAAGGAAAATAAAAACCCAAACcaacaaagaaagcaaaaaacAATTATAGGGAACTAAACAAAACAAGGAGGTATATTCCCTCCTCTATACTTACAGCTTCTTGAACTGCCTCATCATTGACCCTAGCAGACGACTTCCTTGATTCTTGGGCAGCGGAATTGGCAGAAAAGAATTCCTACAAAAGAACGAAGGATAATAAGTTGCACGATTACCATGATTACAAGCGATAGACACTTTATCATTGAGTTTTTACATACCTCATCTTTTTCTCCAGCCAATGCATCAGCCAAAGCGTTCACCTCAAGGAttttttgtgccgcaaaggctaGCCAAGACTTAATCTCATCGTCCAGTTTTGTCTCGTTCAAAAGATCAACAGCAGTGTGCATAAGTGAACAAGAAGTAGAAACCATGAGTTTCTCTGCAGTATTAAAAGCTACCGAAGTTCAGGATAATGAGTAGacggtaaaaaaagaaaaagagtggACAAGTTATAAATGATAATAAATGAGAAAATTAAAAACTCGAGAACAACTTGACGCGCAGAAGAGAAAAATAGTTGACAGTAGGGAAACAAGAAACAATACCGTTAAACCCAACAGAAAACACAAAAAGCTACAAATATACCTTTCCCAACGATGGACTCGAGGGTTTTTAACGTCTCGAGAGATGCTTCAAGATCATTTGCCCAAATATTTTTGCCATCAACTACCCCTGCAAACAAATACTTGTCTGATGGAAAACCCAAGTTCTTGATTAACTCTAAGGTTTTCTCTCCACGCACAAGATCCAAACCAATTGCAGAGACCGCTTTTAGCGAAGTGACCATCCTGTATGGAAAATCAGAAACAAACACCAAAAAGATTAGCTTACCTGCACGGGGGAAGTTATAAGACAAAGTATAACTGTaactaaaaaggaaaaaaagaactgaagtagatttttttttttccaatactTGTATGCATCAGCAGGGAGATCAGCAAAGTAGGTCTCAAGAATAACACTAATCCCAGATAGAGTCTCTTCCAGCTGCTCATAAGCATCAATAAATGCTTTTAACTGATGAGATTCCAGGTCTAGTACAAGTGTGGGTTCATCAAACTGCACCCAAGTAGCTCCAGCTGCCTTCAACTCGGCCAAAACTTCCCTGTATTTCCACATATGCATATTACATACAGTCAGATACAAACTTAGTACATCAGCTACACAACCAATGATAATGAAGTTCGAAAAATATACTTATAGACCGGAATTATCTTTTCCaacaaagaaagaggcgaaaaCGATTTATCCACACCcttcgcaggctttgacaacaaCAAGTAAGAAACAGGTCCAACAAGAACTGGCACTGTCTCGATTCCGAGctaaaaaagaaaatcaacttgtagttaatatacattgtttgtgcTTATCAAGCATAAGAAGATACCTAGTTTATCTTGTATCATGTACCTCTTTGGCCTCCTTGTATTCAACTACTGCCTTATGAGAAGCATATGTGAACTTCAGATCAGGACTCAGTTCAGGCACAATAAAATGACTGTTTCAAACCCAGTGGTAAATCATAACTCAAATGACATATTGATTACTCTAAACAAGATGTAAGAGGAAATGCAATGAAAGAATTCAGTGTACTCACTAATTGGTATCGAACCACTTGGTCATTTCCA
Coding sequences within:
- the LOC113276008 gene encoding 5-methyltetrahydropteroyltriglutamate--homocysteine methyltransferase 1-like, whose amino-acid sequence is MLRLKPSFFSGTLHHFSFLLPSAPPPRFINPSYVRVSRIRAMSSHIVGYPRIGPKRELKFALESFWDGKTDAEELQKVAKDIRVSMWKQMASAGTKFIPSNTFSYYDQVLDTTAMLGAVPPRYGWVGGEIGFDVYFSMARGNAVVPAMEMTKWFDTNYHFIVPELSPDLKFTYASHKAVVEYKEAKELGIETVPVLVGPVSYLLLSKPAKGVDKSFSPLSLLEKIIPVYKEVLAELKAAGATWVQFDEPTLVLDLESHQLKAFIDAYEQLEETLSGISVILETYFADLPADAYKMVTSLKAVSAIGLDLVRGEKTLELIKNLGFPSDKYLFAGVVDGKNIWANDLEASLETLKTLESIVGKEKLMVSTSCSLMHTAVDLLNETKLDDEIKSWLAFAAQKILEVNALADALAGEKDEEFFSANSAAQESRKSSARVNDEAVQEAASALRGSDHRRATPVTARLEAQQRKLNLPMLPTTTIGSFPQTMDVRRLRREYKMNKITEEEYVEAIKEEIKKVVKIQEELDIDVLVHGEPERNDMVEYFGEQLKGFAFTVNGWVQSYGSRCVKPPIIYGDVSRPNPMTVFWSKAAQSITTRPMKGMLTGPVTILNWSFIRNDQPRFETCYQIALAIKNEVEDLEACGIQVIQIDEAALREGLPLRKSEQALYLDWAVHSFRIANCGVKDTTQIHTHMCYSNFNDIIHSIIDMDADVITIENSRSNEKLLSVFREGVKYGAGIGPGVYDIHSPRIPTTEEIADRINQVLAVLERNVVWVNPDCGLKTRKYSEVKPALTNMVAAAKLLRTELASAK